The Polluticoccus soli sequence GTTCGCCACACACTACCACGAGCTGAACGAATTGGAACCACAGTTACCTCGTGTACGCAACTACCACATCACGCACAAAGAAACAGGCAACAAAGTGATCTTCCTGCGCAAGCTGGCACCCGGTGGCAGCAGGCACAGCTTCGGTATACAGGTAGCGCGCATGGCTGGTATGCCACCGGTATTATTGAGTCGAGCAGAAGAGATACTGAAACTGCTGGAAGAAAAACACGGCAGTGCAGAGCCAACTACTGAGAAGGTGAAGAAAATATTGCCGGCACCTAATTTCCAGCTCAATATTTTCGATGGCTTATCGGAAGACATGAAGCGCATCAACCAGGTGCTTTCAGAAACCGATATCAACAGGTTGACACCAGTGGAAGCACTGCTTAAACTCAATGAATTGAAAAATATTGTAGAGCAGTATAACTAATCATTGCATTTATATTTGGCATGATTTTGCGGCCTTTACACTAAAACCATCCGGCTTGAGACCACACTTCCTACCCTCGTTGATCATTGCTTTTTTTGCGATATGCTTAATTGCATGTGCATCAAACAAAAAGCAAACGGGGTACCGTGCCAGCACGAGCAACGTCCAGCAATTTGATGCGATCATTGTACCGGGTGTACCATTCAAAAATGGTAGTTGGGACTCTGTAATGAAGGCCAGGGTTATGTGGTCGTGGATCTTGTACAAGAACGGTATCACCAAGAATATTATTTACTCAGGCAGCGCCGTTTACTCGCCTTACAAAGAAGCCATCATTATGGGACTGTACGGACAAAAACTGGGTATACCGGCAGAGCACATGTATTACGATACGCTGGCGCTGCACAGCACTGAAAACGTGTATTATTCCTACCTCCTGGCAAAACAGCTCGGGTTTAAAACCATCGCACTAGCTACAGACCCCTTTCAATCGTTCATGCTGCGTGGGTATACCCGTCGCCGATTTGGCACACCGATATACCACATCCCGTTTGTGAACGATTCGATAGCTGCCT is a genomic window containing:
- a CDS encoding YdcF family protein — protein: MRPHFLPSLIIAFFAICLIACASNKKQTGYRASTSNVQQFDAIIVPGVPFKNGSWDSVMKARVMWSWILYKNGITKNIIYSGSAVYSPYKEAIIMGLYGQKLGIPAEHMYYDTLALHSTENVYYSYLLAKQLGFKTIALATDPFQSFMLRGYTRRRFGTPIYHIPFVNDSIAAYRYVNPRINPRPAKVDSFVSITDKQSFFRRFRGTMGKDIDWSKYEGGKLEPL